The following are encoded in a window of Corythoichthys intestinalis isolate RoL2023-P3 chromosome 8, ASM3026506v1, whole genome shotgun sequence genomic DNA:
- the LOC130920886 gene encoding WW domain-binding protein 1-like isoform X3, with translation MTLKYLVGPTEASTVALIQKDLDQPTVDKVEKPNEDFVSQPVASHKYCPGINSNPGYICETGHCCGETGCCTYYYELWWFWLLWTVLILFSCFCAYRHRRAKLRLQQQQRQREINLIAYNRACNYPPSMLDLSFLATFKLPSYDEVAAQPSTPPPPYSSVFALQGDAMLGQSSSYPHHHLHSHPCPPYLGPGPSGFTSSQSSDNYTSCSCESCSLTSPCSTSFSVQVTDETYDSSPMSTPSDNGGDGALLPRVGGTHLSNPSSSPPTSQVPPDVIPTLAPDIIPSHSYNRIEGISCSTATLSLPLRPFNSCHPSHHPRLPLSPLILLPSLSPSQVQNLVYSDPRCVTLKESESEGLPLSTRSSHQQAPLATNTSALMRPEDEEEDDDDDEEDHFRHRRLTGDSGIEVCRCKVKRGDREEDGGLKERERRNSVDSSLQAKEAVLSPLLDDCLLPHGDTVIVVESSVV, from the exons ATGACCCTGAAATACTTGGTTGGTCCCACTGAGGCTTCCACG GTGGCTCTTATCCAGAAGGACTTGGACCAGCCCACGGTTGACAAG GTGGAGAAACCAAATGAGGATTTTGTTAGTCAGCCTGTAGCCAGCCACAAGTACTGTCCTGGTATAAACAGCAATCCAGGTTACATCTGTGAGACAGGACATTGCTGTGGCGAGACGGGGTGCTGTACCTACTATTACGAACTCTGGT GGTTCTGGCTGCTGTGGACAGTGTTGATCCTCTTCAGCTGTTTCTGTGCTTACCGCCATCGCCGTGCCAAGCTGAGgctccaacaacaacagagacaGAGGGAAATCAATCTTATTGCCTATAACAGAGCCTGCAACTACCCACCCTCTATGCTGGATCTAA gtTTTCTGGCCACCTTCAAGTTACCCTCTTACGATGAGGTCGCAGCGCAGCCCAGTACACCTCCTCCACCATACAGCTCAGTTTTTGCCCTGCAGGGAGATGCCATGCTTGGGCAGAGTTCATCCTacccccaccaccacctccACAGTCACCCTTGCCCCCCTTACCTGGGCCCGGGGCCCAGCGGCTTCACCTCATCCCAGAGCTCCGACAACTACACTAGCTGCTCCTGCGAGTCCTGCTCTCTCACCTCACCCTGCAGCACCTCTTTCTCAGTCCAGGTGACAGATGAGACATACGACAGCAGCCCCATGTCTACGCCCAGTGACAATGGCGGTGATGGGGCCCTTTTGCCCAGGGTGGGGGGCACCCACTTGTCAAACCCCTCGTCCTCACCACCTACGTCGCAGGTTCCACCGGATGTTATACCAACTCTAGCTCCAGATATAATTCCAAGTCATTCCTACAACCGCATTGAAGGGATTTCATGCTCGACTGCAACGCTGTCACTCCCTCTGCGACCCTTTAATAGCTGTCATCCCTCACATCACCCTCGCCTCCCGCTTTCACCCCTCATTCTACTTCCTTCCCTTTCCCCTAGTCAAGTTCAGAATCTTGTTTACTCGGATCCACGGTGTGTCACGCTTAAAGAAAGCGAGTCAGAGGGCCTGCCTCTCTCCACCCGGTCTTCTCATCAACAGGCTCCTCTTGCTACAAATACGTCTGCCCTGATGCGTCCCGAAGATGAGGAggaggatgatgatgatgatgaagaggATCACTTCCGTCATCGACGTTTGACGGGAGATTCCGGCATAGAAGTGTGTCGTTGCAAAGTGAAGCGAGGAGACCGAGAGGAGGATGGGGGCCTAAAGGAGAGAGAACGGCGCAACAGTGTGGACAGCTCCCTCCAAGCTAAAGAGGCGGTCCTTTCTCCCCTGCTGGACGACTGTCTTCTACCGCACGGCGACACTGTTATCGTCGTGGAATCCTCGGTAGTCTGA
- the LOC130920886 gene encoding WW domain binding protein 1-like isoform X2 yields MLTMTLKYLVGPTEASTVALIQKDLDQPTVDKVEKPNEDFVSQPVASHKYCPGINSNPGYICETGHCCGETGCCTYYYELWWFWLLWTVLILFSCFCAYRHRRAKLRLQQQQRQREINLIAYNRACNYPPSMLDLSFLATFKLPSYDEVAAQPSTPPPPYSSVFALQGDAMLGQSSSYPHHHLHSHPCPPYLGPGPSGFTSSQSSDNYTSCSCESCSLTSPCSTSFSVQVTDETYDSSPMSTPSDNGGDGALLPRVGGTHLSNPSSSPPTSQVPPDVIPTLAPDIIPSHSYNRIEGISCSTATLSLPLRPFNSCHPSHHPRLPLSPLILLPSLSPSQVQNLVYSDPRCVTLKESESEGLPLSTRSSHQQAPLATNTSALMRPEDEEEDDDDDEEDHFRHRRLTGDSGIEVCRCKVKRGDREEDGGLKERERRNSVDSSLQAKEAVLSPLLDDCLLPHGDTVIVVESSVV; encoded by the exons CTGACGATGACCCTGAAATACTTGGTTGGTCCCACTGAGGCTTCCACG GTGGCTCTTATCCAGAAGGACTTGGACCAGCCCACGGTTGACAAG GTGGAGAAACCAAATGAGGATTTTGTTAGTCAGCCTGTAGCCAGCCACAAGTACTGTCCTGGTATAAACAGCAATCCAGGTTACATCTGTGAGACAGGACATTGCTGTGGCGAGACGGGGTGCTGTACCTACTATTACGAACTCTGGT GGTTCTGGCTGCTGTGGACAGTGTTGATCCTCTTCAGCTGTTTCTGTGCTTACCGCCATCGCCGTGCCAAGCTGAGgctccaacaacaacagagacaGAGGGAAATCAATCTTATTGCCTATAACAGAGCCTGCAACTACCCACCCTCTATGCTGGATCTAA gtTTTCTGGCCACCTTCAAGTTACCCTCTTACGATGAGGTCGCAGCGCAGCCCAGTACACCTCCTCCACCATACAGCTCAGTTTTTGCCCTGCAGGGAGATGCCATGCTTGGGCAGAGTTCATCCTacccccaccaccacctccACAGTCACCCTTGCCCCCCTTACCTGGGCCCGGGGCCCAGCGGCTTCACCTCATCCCAGAGCTCCGACAACTACACTAGCTGCTCCTGCGAGTCCTGCTCTCTCACCTCACCCTGCAGCACCTCTTTCTCAGTCCAGGTGACAGATGAGACATACGACAGCAGCCCCATGTCTACGCCCAGTGACAATGGCGGTGATGGGGCCCTTTTGCCCAGGGTGGGGGGCACCCACTTGTCAAACCCCTCGTCCTCACCACCTACGTCGCAGGTTCCACCGGATGTTATACCAACTCTAGCTCCAGATATAATTCCAAGTCATTCCTACAACCGCATTGAAGGGATTTCATGCTCGACTGCAACGCTGTCACTCCCTCTGCGACCCTTTAATAGCTGTCATCCCTCACATCACCCTCGCCTCCCGCTTTCACCCCTCATTCTACTTCCTTCCCTTTCCCCTAGTCAAGTTCAGAATCTTGTTTACTCGGATCCACGGTGTGTCACGCTTAAAGAAAGCGAGTCAGAGGGCCTGCCTCTCTCCACCCGGTCTTCTCATCAACAGGCTCCTCTTGCTACAAATACGTCTGCCCTGATGCGTCCCGAAGATGAGGAggaggatgatgatgatgatgaagaggATCACTTCCGTCATCGACGTTTGACGGGAGATTCCGGCATAGAAGTGTGTCGTTGCAAAGTGAAGCGAGGAGACCGAGAGGAGGATGGGGGCCTAAAGGAGAGAGAACGGCGCAACAGTGTGGACAGCTCCCTCCAAGCTAAAGAGGCGGTCCTTTCTCCCCTGCTGGACGACTGTCTTCTACCGCACGGCGACACTGTTATCGTCGTGGAATCCTCGGTAGTCTGA
- the LOC130920886 gene encoding WW domain binding protein 1-like isoform X1 has translation MDPEKTLTFCLGIKSDELTMTLKYLVGPTEASTVALIQKDLDQPTVDKVEKPNEDFVSQPVASHKYCPGINSNPGYICETGHCCGETGCCTYYYELWWFWLLWTVLILFSCFCAYRHRRAKLRLQQQQRQREINLIAYNRACNYPPSMLDLSFLATFKLPSYDEVAAQPSTPPPPYSSVFALQGDAMLGQSSSYPHHHLHSHPCPPYLGPGPSGFTSSQSSDNYTSCSCESCSLTSPCSTSFSVQVTDETYDSSPMSTPSDNGGDGALLPRVGGTHLSNPSSSPPTSQVPPDVIPTLAPDIIPSHSYNRIEGISCSTATLSLPLRPFNSCHPSHHPRLPLSPLILLPSLSPSQVQNLVYSDPRCVTLKESESEGLPLSTRSSHQQAPLATNTSALMRPEDEEEDDDDDEEDHFRHRRLTGDSGIEVCRCKVKRGDREEDGGLKERERRNSVDSSLQAKEAVLSPLLDDCLLPHGDTVIVVESSVV, from the exons ATGGATCCCGAGAAAACGTTGACGTTCTGTCTAGGCATCAAGTCTGAtgag CTGACGATGACCCTGAAATACTTGGTTGGTCCCACTGAGGCTTCCACG GTGGCTCTTATCCAGAAGGACTTGGACCAGCCCACGGTTGACAAG GTGGAGAAACCAAATGAGGATTTTGTTAGTCAGCCTGTAGCCAGCCACAAGTACTGTCCTGGTATAAACAGCAATCCAGGTTACATCTGTGAGACAGGACATTGCTGTGGCGAGACGGGGTGCTGTACCTACTATTACGAACTCTGGT GGTTCTGGCTGCTGTGGACAGTGTTGATCCTCTTCAGCTGTTTCTGTGCTTACCGCCATCGCCGTGCCAAGCTGAGgctccaacaacaacagagacaGAGGGAAATCAATCTTATTGCCTATAACAGAGCCTGCAACTACCCACCCTCTATGCTGGATCTAA gtTTTCTGGCCACCTTCAAGTTACCCTCTTACGATGAGGTCGCAGCGCAGCCCAGTACACCTCCTCCACCATACAGCTCAGTTTTTGCCCTGCAGGGAGATGCCATGCTTGGGCAGAGTTCATCCTacccccaccaccacctccACAGTCACCCTTGCCCCCCTTACCTGGGCCCGGGGCCCAGCGGCTTCACCTCATCCCAGAGCTCCGACAACTACACTAGCTGCTCCTGCGAGTCCTGCTCTCTCACCTCACCCTGCAGCACCTCTTTCTCAGTCCAGGTGACAGATGAGACATACGACAGCAGCCCCATGTCTACGCCCAGTGACAATGGCGGTGATGGGGCCCTTTTGCCCAGGGTGGGGGGCACCCACTTGTCAAACCCCTCGTCCTCACCACCTACGTCGCAGGTTCCACCGGATGTTATACCAACTCTAGCTCCAGATATAATTCCAAGTCATTCCTACAACCGCATTGAAGGGATTTCATGCTCGACTGCAACGCTGTCACTCCCTCTGCGACCCTTTAATAGCTGTCATCCCTCACATCACCCTCGCCTCCCGCTTTCACCCCTCATTCTACTTCCTTCCCTTTCCCCTAGTCAAGTTCAGAATCTTGTTTACTCGGATCCACGGTGTGTCACGCTTAAAGAAAGCGAGTCAGAGGGCCTGCCTCTCTCCACCCGGTCTTCTCATCAACAGGCTCCTCTTGCTACAAATACGTCTGCCCTGATGCGTCCCGAAGATGAGGAggaggatgatgatgatgatgaagaggATCACTTCCGTCATCGACGTTTGACGGGAGATTCCGGCATAGAAGTGTGTCGTTGCAAAGTGAAGCGAGGAGACCGAGAGGAGGATGGGGGCCTAAAGGAGAGAGAACGGCGCAACAGTGTGGACAGCTCCCTCCAAGCTAAAGAGGCGGTCCTTTCTCCCCTGCTGGACGACTGTCTTCTACCGCACGGCGACACTGTTATCGTCGTGGAATCCTCGGTAGTCTGA